Proteins from one Flavobacterium branchiarum genomic window:
- a CDS encoding SMI1/KNR4 family protein, producing the protein MTLLDVEIKHGFIYPIIYKELFQNGMLAIGEYGPNWYTTVYPKLKENPTLLLHSYDFELLNTKDADEAIEELSDPEDYRQIKEEFKFVPFGQSGAGDHYCFFLNEEKNGDMPIVFVWHDANEVNYLAKNLQDFIFRMLLIDMSDQDVYNNVTDEEFKDNLSRVFKTHEKYLTDQQNDVLKNVFSRGIMDYEILLPRAKDTKRGLLSDVELKQLLADVIPFDKMDVSFEYSEE; encoded by the coding sequence ATGACGCTATTAGATGTTGAAATAAAACACGGATTTATATATCCAATTATCTACAAAGAACTTTTTCAAAATGGAATGCTTGCTATTGGCGAGTATGGACCTAATTGGTACACTACTGTTTATCCGAAATTAAAAGAGAATCCTACACTATTGTTGCATTCCTATGATTTTGAATTGCTCAATACAAAAGATGCGGATGAAGCAATAGAGGAGCTTTCTGACCCAGAAGATTACCGTCAAATTAAAGAAGAATTTAAGTTTGTTCCCTTTGGACAAAGTGGAGCGGGAGATCATTATTGTTTCTTTTTAAATGAAGAGAAAAATGGTGATATGCCTATTGTTTTTGTTTGGCATGATGCTAATGAAGTAAATTACCTTGCGAAGAACCTGCAGGATTTTATTTTTAGAATGCTATTGATTGATATGTCTGATCAAGATGTTTATAACAATGTAACCGATGAAGAGTTTAAGGATAACTTAAGCAGAGTTTTTAAGACTCATGAAAAATACCTAACGGATCAACAAAATGATGTTTTGAAAAACGTATTTAGTAGAGGAATCATGGATTATGAAATTCTGTTGCCTAGAGCTAAAGATACTAAAAGAGGATTGTTAAGTGATGTTGAGTTAAAGCAACTATTAGCTGATGTTATTCCATTTGATAAAATGGATGTTAGTTTTGAATATTCAGAGGAGTAA
- a CDS encoding DUF6630 family protein — MKDFFSNFFNRNNNPKSIVSFDVINSIYSYLYNEGSVDFKMKGVHDSVSVKFYSFPSSFDHEEGKNEIKNSGFNNAYEVLNELYKKVNIGALSEVNIQDELEYDYIHIQFYSEPTPEMKKHLKHVLHNFIIFFCCTNSLETNDFKMLYTSNYFFDYTKGLLESEAIDIENPKNEIQKIGFKNFETILQGICQFMKIELPKGVVLPCTENLMVDAVAVDDFKEFLTLVSRGDIDEELLESQSRILFDNFGNEDGEEDYDDEFDFFEGVNCCHSDWKFDPEDIEWFISEMLGEGFSFEYPEETYSHDLFPYIQTELAKQNLELMSYDTKGDSYLFFIANKNEVSRILELSEIVEMGIDKL; from the coding sequence ATGAAAGATTTTTTCTCTAATTTTTTTAATAGAAATAATAATCCAAAATCAATAGTTTCTTTTGATGTTATAAATTCAATTTATTCTTATTTATATAATGAGGGTAGTGTTGATTTTAAAATGAAAGGAGTTCATGACTCTGTTTCTGTGAAATTTTATTCATTCCCGAGTTCATTTGATCATGAAGAAGGAAAAAATGAAATTAAGAATAGTGGCTTTAATAATGCATATGAAGTTTTAAATGAACTGTATAAAAAAGTCAATATTGGAGCACTTTCTGAGGTAAATATTCAGGATGAATTAGAATACGATTATATCCATATTCAATTTTATTCAGAGCCAACACCAGAAATGAAAAAGCATCTGAAGCATGTGTTGCATAATTTTATAATTTTCTTTTGTTGTACGAACAGTCTCGAAACAAATGATTTTAAAATGTTGTATACAAGCAATTATTTTTTTGATTACACAAAAGGTTTGTTAGAATCTGAGGCTATTGATATAGAAAATCCTAAAAATGAAATTCAAAAAATAGGGTTTAAAAATTTTGAAACTATTTTACAAGGAATTTGCCAGTTCATGAAAATTGAATTGCCCAAAGGAGTTGTTTTACCATGCACGGAAAATTTGATGGTTGATGCTGTTGCAGTTGATGATTTTAAAGAATTCTTGACGTTAGTTTCAAGAGGTGATATCGATGAAGAATTGCTAGAAAGTCAATCTAGAATTCTTTTTGATAATTTTGGAAATGAGGATGGAGAAGAGGATTATGATGATGAATTTGATTTTTTTGAAGGTGTAAATTGCTGCCATAGTGATTGGAAATTTGATCCAGAAGATATAGAATGGTTTATTTCAGAAATGTTGGGTGAGGGTTTTAGCTTTGAATATCCTGAAGAAACATACAGTCATGATTTGTTTCCTTACATTCAAACAGAATTAGCAAAACAAAATTTAGAGCTAATGAGTTATGATACAAAAGGAGATAGCTATTTATTTTTTATTGCCAATAAAAATGAAGTCTCAAGGATTTTAGAATTGTCGGAAATAGTCGAAATGGGAATTGATAAATTATAA
- a CDS encoding quinone oxidoreductase family protein, which yields MKALTFSTFGNSDVLEYIDIPNPQLKQDEILVEMKAIGLNFADVYRRKGNYHLKGNPPFIAGYEGAGVVINTNNHSEFKVGDRIAFADVPFANAELVAVNINHVIPLPDAIDFKTGASILLQGLTAHYLATDSHKTQKGETVIIHAVAGGVGQFLTQISKLLGATVIGLTSSVAKAKIAIEQGADHVFLYNNDWKSEIFKVVPNGADVVYDSIGSTLNESFEVTKNCGQVVFFGMAGGDPDPVDPRMLMDTSKTLTGGDLWSYLTTKEERIKRANQLFTWITEGKISLATPTLFKLSEGKQAHDYLESRKSTGKIILIP from the coding sequence ATGAAAGCATTAACTTTTTCTACTTTCGGTAATTCAGACGTACTTGAATACATTGACATTCCTAATCCACAATTAAAACAAGATGAGATTTTAGTCGAAATGAAAGCGATTGGATTAAACTTTGCCGATGTATATCGCCGAAAAGGAAATTATCATCTTAAAGGAAACCCTCCATTTATAGCAGGTTACGAAGGGGCTGGAGTTGTCATAAACACAAATAATCATTCCGAATTCAAAGTTGGAGACAGAATTGCTTTTGCCGATGTTCCCTTTGCTAATGCCGAACTTGTAGCAGTTAATATCAACCATGTAATTCCGTTGCCAGACGCAATTGACTTCAAAACCGGAGCTTCTATATTACTACAAGGCTTAACAGCACATTATCTAGCAACAGATAGCCACAAAACTCAAAAAGGAGAAACTGTAATTATTCATGCTGTCGCAGGAGGAGTTGGACAATTCCTAACACAGATAAGCAAACTTTTGGGCGCTACCGTGATTGGCCTAACCTCATCTGTTGCTAAAGCTAAAATTGCCATTGAACAAGGAGCAGATCATGTGTTTTTATACAATAATGATTGGAAATCTGAAATCTTTAAAGTTGTTCCAAATGGTGCCGATGTAGTTTATGACAGTATAGGAAGCACTTTAAACGAAAGTTTCGAAGTAACCAAAAACTGTGGACAAGTGGTCTTTTTCGGAATGGCTGGTGGCGATCCCGATCCAGTAGATCCAAGAATGCTTATGGATACTTCCAAAACCTTAACAGGCGGAGATTTATGGAGTTATTTAACTACCAAAGAAGAGAGAATAAAAAGAGCCAATCAGTTATTCACCTGGATTACCGAAGGAAAAATTTCACTTGCAACACCTACTTTATTTAAACTATCCGAAGGCAAACAAGCACATGATTACCTTGAAAGCCGAAAAAGTACAGGGAAAATAATTTTAATTCCTTAA
- a CDS encoding aminopeptidase P N-terminal domain-containing protein: protein MKHLYLSLLFLLFFNHNFAQENLPTDYLTKEFHQGRREAFRKLMPVNSVAIIFSYPERKFSRDINYNFHQNPDLYYLSGYKEPDAVLLLFKETQGNGETAYNEVFFIREKNAAHEMWTGRRLGIEGTKSKLGFSTVFNGKDFKDFQIDFKKFDKLIYDKIPTDIGKDSSGFDLFGLLQTFKTKAAITNEDVSSLLLFENITATLREIKTPEEIDLMRKSVKLSCIAHNEVMKAINTDMSENEAEGIHTYIHRKYGAEGEGYPPIVGAGANGCILHYGENNSTKIDNQLLLMDVGSEYHGYSADVTRTIPANGNFTEEQKAIYQLVYDTQEAVFAICKEGTPLADLNKKATEVLAKGLLQLGIIKELKEVRTYYPHGCSHFLGLDVHDKGNYSGPTSLLKENMIITVEPGIYIPANSKCDKKWWNIGVRIEDDILIKKDSYENLSIDSPRKWQDIEKLTSQKSKFNEINLQKL, encoded by the coding sequence ATGAAGCATTTATATTTATCTCTTTTATTCTTATTGTTCTTTAACCACAATTTTGCTCAAGAAAATCTACCTACCGATTATCTTACGAAGGAATTTCACCAAGGCAGAAGAGAGGCTTTTAGAAAATTAATGCCCGTGAATTCTGTAGCAATAATCTTTTCGTATCCAGAAAGAAAATTCTCTAGAGACATTAACTACAATTTTCATCAAAATCCTGATTTATATTACCTGAGCGGTTATAAAGAACCTGATGCTGTATTATTACTATTTAAAGAAACACAAGGCAACGGCGAAACGGCCTATAATGAAGTTTTCTTTATTAGAGAAAAGAATGCTGCTCATGAAATGTGGACAGGAAGACGCTTAGGTATTGAAGGCACAAAATCAAAATTAGGGTTCTCGACTGTTTTTAACGGAAAAGACTTTAAAGATTTCCAAATCGACTTTAAAAAATTTGACAAGCTAATATACGACAAGATTCCAACCGACATAGGAAAGGATTCAAGTGGCTTTGATCTTTTTGGACTGCTACAAACTTTTAAAACAAAAGCGGCGATTACAAATGAAGACGTATCTTCTTTGTTATTATTTGAGAACATCACGGCGACACTTCGGGAAATAAAAACACCAGAAGAGATTGATTTAATGCGTAAATCGGTTAAGCTTTCTTGCATTGCACATAATGAAGTAATGAAAGCTATAAATACCGACATGAGCGAAAATGAAGCCGAGGGAATTCATACCTACATTCATAGAAAATACGGTGCTGAGGGAGAAGGTTATCCTCCAATAGTGGGTGCAGGAGCAAACGGATGCATTTTACATTATGGAGAAAACAACAGCACTAAAATAGACAATCAACTATTATTAATGGATGTAGGATCTGAATACCACGGATACTCAGCCGATGTTACACGAACCATTCCTGCAAACGGAAATTTCACTGAAGAACAAAAAGCAATTTATCAATTGGTTTATGATACCCAAGAAGCCGTTTTTGCTATTTGCAAAGAGGGTACTCCATTGGCAGATTTAAACAAAAAAGCCACAGAAGTATTAGCTAAAGGCTTATTACAACTAGGAATCATCAAAGAACTGAAAGAAGTAAGAACTTATTATCCTCACGGATGTTCCCATTTTCTTGGTTTAGATGTACATGACAAAGGGAATTATAGCGGCCCTACAAGTTTACTTAAAGAAAACATGATTATTACCGTCGAACCCGGAATTTACATTCCAGCAAATAGTAAGTGTGATAAAAAATGGTGGAATATTGGTGTTAGAATAGAAGATGACATTCTTATAAAGAAAGACTCCTACGAAAACCTATCTATTGATTCCCCTAGAAAATGGCAAGACATTGAAAAGCTAACTTCGCAAAAAAGTAAATTCAACGAAATCAATTTACAGAAACTATAA
- the msrA gene encoding peptide-methionine (S)-S-oxide reductase MsrA encodes MKNTILICLLILSIHGFGQADKTKKTPNYDTITLGGGCYWCVEAVYENLNGVKSVVSGFAGGKTTNPTYEEVSSGKTGHAEVVQITFDKNVTSLDEIFKVFFTVHDPTTLNRQGADVGIQYRSVIFYKNEEQKKAANDIINALKKAHVYNSPIVTSVEPFTKFYKAEDYHQNYYDNNKNQPYCKMVIQPKIEKFEKVFKDKLKKK; translated from the coding sequence ATGAAAAATACAATTTTAATTTGCCTTTTAATCTTATCAATTCATGGATTTGGGCAAGCAGACAAAACAAAGAAAACTCCTAATTACGATACTATCACTCTAGGAGGTGGATGCTATTGGTGCGTAGAGGCAGTTTATGAAAACTTAAATGGAGTGAAATCTGTTGTATCTGGTTTTGCGGGCGGAAAAACTACAAACCCAACTTACGAAGAAGTATCCTCAGGAAAAACAGGCCATGCCGAAGTAGTTCAAATTACATTCGACAAAAACGTAACAAGCCTAGATGAAATATTTAAAGTTTTCTTTACCGTGCATGATCCAACAACTTTAAACAGACAAGGCGCAGATGTAGGAATACAATATCGTTCGGTTATTTTTTATAAAAATGAAGAACAAAAAAAAGCAGCAAATGACATCATAAATGCTTTAAAAAAAGCACACGTATACAACAGTCCAATTGTGACTTCTGTAGAACCATTTACCAAATTTTATAAAGCCGAAGACTATCATCAAAATTATTATGACAACAATAAAAACCAGCCTTACTGTAAAATGGTAATACAACCGAAAATAGAAAAATTCGAAAAAGTTTTTAAAGACAAATTAAAAAAGAAATAA
- the msrB gene encoding peptide-methionine (R)-S-oxide reductase MsrB, with protein MKTKARYLSLLFLLPLFIFQACGQNKKEEYTSTKANPMENKISKPDNPYYSNTDTTKLNLTDTQWKKVLPDDVYAVMREADTERPFTGKYWKSDEKGTYYCAACGNKLFRSGAKFSSSCGWPSFFEQENKKSTTYKQDNSLGMERTEVLCGRCGGHLGHLFDDGPPPTGKRYCMNSIALDFVPDTK; from the coding sequence ATGAAAACAAAAGCCCGCTATTTAAGCTTATTATTTTTGCTTCCATTGTTTATATTTCAAGCTTGTGGACAAAACAAAAAAGAGGAATATACATCAACAAAAGCTAACCCAATGGAAAACAAAATCAGCAAACCTGACAATCCATATTACTCGAACACTGATACAACTAAGCTAAATCTCACCGATACCCAATGGAAAAAAGTATTACCAGATGATGTTTATGCCGTAATGAGAGAAGCTGATACAGAAAGACCTTTTACCGGAAAATACTGGAAGAGTGATGAAAAAGGAACATACTATTGCGCAGCATGTGGCAATAAACTATTCCGCTCTGGGGCAAAATTTTCAAGCAGTTGTGGATGGCCAAGCTTTTTTGAACAAGAAAACAAAAAAAGCACAACATACAAACAAGACAACTCTTTAGGAATGGAAAGAACCGAAGTGCTTTGTGGAAGATGTGGTGGTCATTTAGGTCATCTATTTGATGACGGCCCACCACCTACAGGAAAAAGATACTGCATGAACTCAATTGCTTTAGATTTTGTACCTGATACCAAATAA
- the idi gene encoding isopentenyl-diphosphate Delta-isomerase: protein MIEENVILVNQNDEQIGLMPKMEAHEKAVLHRAFSVFVLNDNNEIMLQQRAHHKYHSPLLWTNTCCSHQREGETNIKAGSRRLFEEMGFKTPLKELFHFIYKAPFDNGLTEHELDHVMIGRYNEVPTINPEEVEAWKWMKIEDVKVDMQSHPEIYTVWFKIIFDEFYHFLEDHKI from the coding sequence ATGATAGAAGAAAACGTAATATTAGTTAATCAAAATGATGAGCAAATTGGCTTGATGCCAAAAATGGAAGCTCATGAAAAGGCAGTTCTACATCGTGCATTTTCAGTTTTTGTTTTAAATGATAATAATGAAATCATGTTGCAACAACGTGCGCATCATAAATATCATTCTCCACTACTTTGGACTAACACATGTTGTAGTCATCAGCGCGAAGGAGAAACTAATATAAAAGCTGGAAGTCGAAGATTGTTTGAAGAAATGGGATTTAAAACGCCACTTAAAGAACTTTTTCATTTTATATATAAAGCTCCTTTTGATAACGGGTTAACAGAACATGAATTGGATCATGTTATGATTGGGCGTTATAATGAAGTTCCTACCATTAATCCTGAAGAAGTAGAAGCTTGGAAATGGATGAAAATCGAAGATGTGAAAGTAGACATGCAATCACACCCAGAAATTTACACCGTTTGGTTCAAAATAATTTTTGACGAGTTTTACCATTTTCTAGAAGACCATAAAATTTAA
- a CDS encoding 6-pyruvoyl trahydropterin synthase family protein translates to MRVTISRKAHFNAAHRLYRKDWTAEKNDAVFGKCNNPNFHGHNYDLTVSVTGEVDPETGFVIDVKILADIIYQEVELPFDHKNLNLDVFEFQDLNPTAENIAVVIWNKIRKKISADFDLEIVLYETARNFVTYKGE, encoded by the coding sequence ATGAGAGTAACTATATCAAGAAAAGCACATTTTAATGCCGCCCATCGACTGTACAGAAAAGATTGGACTGCTGAAAAAAATGATGCCGTTTTTGGAAAATGTAATAATCCCAATTTTCATGGTCATAATTATGACTTAACAGTTAGTGTTACTGGAGAGGTAGATCCTGAAACTGGTTTTGTGATAGATGTAAAAATATTGGCTGATATAATTTATCAAGAAGTCGAATTGCCATTTGATCACAAGAATCTTAATCTTGATGTATTTGAATTTCAAGATTTAAATCCAACTGCAGAGAATATCGCAGTTGTGATTTGGAATAAAATTAGAAAAAAAATAAGTGCCGATTTTGATTTAGAAATCGTGTTGTACGAAACTGCTCGTAATTTTGTAACCTATAAAGGAGAATAA
- a CDS encoding peroxiredoxin produces the protein MSLKVGDIIPNFTAKDANGEVFESKNVLGRKPLVIYFYPKDNTPGCTTEACSFRDQYEDFVALGAEVIGISSDSVDSHQKFSDKHHLPFLLLSDADKRIRSLFGVPSGLLGLLPGRVTYVIDKNGVIILIYDSMIAAKHIPKALEAIKELVS, from the coding sequence ATGTCATTAAAAGTAGGGGATATTATCCCGAATTTTACAGCTAAAGATGCTAATGGAGAGGTGTTTGAAAGTAAGAATGTGCTTGGTCGTAAACCTTTAGTTATTTATTTTTATCCTAAGGATAATACACCGGGTTGTACAACTGAGGCTTGTAGCTTTAGAGATCAATATGAAGATTTTGTAGCTCTAGGAGCAGAAGTAATTGGTATTAGTAGTGATAGTGTTGATTCTCATCAAAAATTTTCTGATAAACATCACTTGCCTTTCTTGTTGCTTTCTGATGCTGATAAAAGAATAAGAAGTCTTTTTGGAGTTCCATCAGGATTGCTAGGACTGTTGCCAGGTAGAGTAACTTATGTTATAGATAAAAATGGAGTTATAATCTTGATTTATGATAGTATGATTGCTGCCAAACATATTCCTAAAGCGCTTGAGGCAATTAAAGAATTAGTATCGTAA
- a CDS encoding type I phosphomannose isomerase catalytic subunit: MNLQLYPLQFEPILKDRIWGGEKLKTVLNKPITSKITGESWELSTVEGDVSVVANGSLKGKALTDIIEESPSEILGTKVYERFGKQFPLLFKYLDAREDLSIQVHPNDELAKERHNSFGKTEMWYIMQADADARIIVGFKEDSSKEEYLENLNNNSLVSILDDVKVKSGDVFFLETGTVHAIGAGLVVAEIQQTSDITYRLYDFDRIDAQGNKRELHVDLALDAINYNKVDTYKKYDKKSNESNVVVDCSYFTTNFIPLDGQVEVNKNSESFTVYMCVEGSFDIEYNGEKVFYIKGDTVLIPAAMNAFILNGKASILEIYIS, translated from the coding sequence ATGAATCTACAATTATATCCTCTACAGTTTGAGCCAATTTTGAAAGATAGAATTTGGGGTGGAGAAAAATTAAAAACAGTTCTTAATAAACCAATAACTTCTAAAATTACTGGCGAAAGTTGGGAATTATCTACTGTAGAAGGAGATGTGAGTGTTGTTGCAAATGGAAGTTTGAAAGGAAAAGCGCTTACAGATATAATAGAGGAGTCGCCAAGTGAGATCTTAGGAACAAAAGTTTATGAGCGATTTGGAAAACAATTTCCATTGCTTTTTAAATATCTAGATGCTCGCGAAGATCTTTCGATACAAGTGCATCCTAATGATGAATTAGCTAAGGAGCGTCATAACTCTTTTGGTAAGACTGAAATGTGGTACATTATGCAGGCTGATGCAGATGCAAGAATCATTGTAGGTTTTAAAGAAGATTCAAGTAAAGAGGAATATCTTGAAAATCTAAATAATAATTCATTAGTTTCTATTCTTGATGATGTAAAAGTTAAATCTGGCGATGTTTTTTTTCTGGAAACTGGAACAGTTCATGCGATAGGAGCTGGCTTAGTAGTTGCAGAGATTCAGCAAACATCAGATATTACATATCGTTTGTATGATTTTGATAGAATAGATGCACAAGGGAATAAAAGAGAATTGCATGTAGACTTGGCATTAGATGCAATTAATTACAATAAGGTAGATACTTATAAGAAATACGATAAAAAATCAAACGAATCAAATGTAGTAGTTGATTGCTCTTATTTTACTACAAATTTCATTCCGTTAGACGGTCAGGTTGAGGTGAATAAAAATTCAGAAAGCTTTACTGTATATATGTGTGTTGAAGGATCTTTTGATATAGAATACAATGGAGAAAAAGTGTTCTATATAAAAGGAGATACAGTATTAATTCCAGCAGCTATGAATGCGTTCATTCTCAATGGAAAAGCTTCAATTTTAGAAATTTACATTTCATAG